A window of the Proteus terrae subsp. cibarius genome harbors these coding sequences:
- the nrdD gene encoding anaerobic ribonucleoside-triphosphate reductase, which translates to MKTIVIKRDGCKVSFDQTRISDAIKRAAVACEITDDDYCVSVAESVSQSLAGRSNVDIREIQDAVENQLMAGEHKDVARAYIEYRHDRDVAREQRGRLTQEIRGLIEQSDVSILHENANKDSKVIPTQRDLLAGIVAKHYAKLHILPRDVVLAHERGEIHYHDLDYSPFFPMFNCMLIDLKGMLNNGFKMGNAEIEPPKSISTATAVTAQIIAQVASHIYGGTTINRIDEVLAPFVKSSYDKHYKVAQEWQIADKEAYANARTEKECYDAFQSLEYEVNTLHTANGQTPFVTFGFGLGTSKEARLIQRSILENRMAGLGKNRKTAVFPKLVFAIKDGLNHKFGDPNYDIKQLALECASKRMYPDILNYDQVVKVTGSFKTPMGCRSFLGVYEENGEMIHEGRNNLGVISLNLPRIAIEAQGDEATFWSLLDDRLELAKKALMTRIARLENVKARVAPILYMEGACGVRLKADDNVAEIFKHGRASISLGYIGVHETINALFGTQKHVFDDETLREKAVAIINRLREATDQWKAETGYGFSLYSTPSENLCDRFCRLDAAEFGILPGVTDKGYYTNSFHLDVEKKVNPYDKLDFEAPYPPLANGGFICYGEYPNLQHNLKALEDVWDYSYTRVPYYGTNTPIDECYDCGYTGEFSCTSKGFTCPRCGNHNPARVSVIRRVCGYLGSPDSRPFNAGKQEEVKRRVKHLANGQLG; encoded by the coding sequence GTGAAAACCATAGTGATAAAACGAGACGGATGTAAAGTCTCTTTTGACCAAACCCGCATCAGCGATGCTATCAAAAGAGCGGCCGTAGCTTGTGAGATCACTGATGATGATTATTGCGTATCCGTCGCTGAATCTGTTTCACAATCTCTCGCAGGACGTTCGAATGTCGATATCCGTGAGATCCAAGACGCCGTAGAAAATCAGCTGATGGCTGGTGAACATAAAGATGTCGCCAGAGCCTATATTGAATACCGTCATGACCGAGATGTTGCTCGTGAGCAACGTGGAAGACTAACTCAGGAAATTCGAGGTCTTATCGAACAAAGTGATGTCTCTATTCTTCATGAAAATGCGAATAAAGACAGTAAGGTTATCCCTACCCAGCGTGATTTACTTGCGGGTATTGTGGCTAAACATTACGCAAAATTGCATATCCTGCCAAGAGATGTGGTACTCGCTCATGAGCGTGGTGAAATTCATTATCATGATCTCGATTATTCACCGTTTTTCCCTATGTTTAACTGTATGCTAATTGACCTTAAAGGCATGTTAAACAATGGCTTTAAAATGGGAAATGCGGAAATAGAACCCCCTAAATCTATTTCAACAGCAACAGCAGTAACTGCACAAATTATCGCACAAGTGGCAAGCCATATTTATGGCGGTACAACGATAAATCGTATCGATGAAGTATTAGCGCCGTTTGTAAAATCAAGTTATGACAAACACTATAAAGTAGCGCAAGAGTGGCAAATTGCTGATAAAGAAGCCTATGCAAATGCGCGCACTGAAAAAGAGTGTTATGACGCATTCCAATCTTTAGAGTATGAAGTTAATACACTGCATACAGCTAATGGGCAAACACCATTTGTCACTTTTGGTTTTGGCCTTGGTACGTCAAAAGAAGCGCGTTTAATTCAACGATCTATTCTTGAAAATCGTATGGCTGGTTTAGGCAAAAACCGTAAAACAGCTGTTTTCCCTAAACTCGTTTTTGCCATTAAAGATGGTTTAAACCATAAATTTGGTGATCCTAACTACGATATCAAACAACTTGCACTTGAATGTGCAAGTAAACGCATGTATCCCGATATCTTAAATTACGATCAAGTCGTTAAAGTAACAGGTTCATTTAAAACGCCAATGGGTTGTCGTAGCTTCTTAGGTGTTTACGAGGAAAATGGTGAGATGATCCATGAAGGTCGTAATAACCTCGGTGTTATCAGCCTGAACTTGCCACGTATTGCTATTGAAGCTCAAGGTGATGAAGCGACATTCTGGTCGCTACTTGATGATCGTCTCGAATTAGCGAAAAAAGCACTGATGACACGTATTGCTCGTTTAGAAAACGTCAAAGCACGTGTTGCCCCAATCCTTTATATGGAAGGTGCTTGTGGTGTTCGCTTAAAAGCAGATGATAATGTAGCTGAAATCTTTAAACATGGCAGAGCATCAATCTCATTAGGTTATATCGGTGTTCATGAAACCATTAATGCACTGTTTGGTACCCAAAAACACGTTTTTGATGATGAGACCTTAAGGGAAAAAGCTGTCGCAATTATTAATCGTCTGCGTGAAGCAACAGATCAGTGGAAAGCAGAAACTGGCTATGGTTTTAGCCTTTACAGCACACCAAGTGAAAACTTATGTGATCGTTTCTGTCGCTTAGATGCAGCTGAATTCGGTATTTTACCGGGTGTAACGGATAAAGGTTATTACACCAATAGCTTCCACTTAGATGTTGAGAAGAAAGTAAATCCATACGACAAACTGGATTTTGAAGCGCCTTATCCTCCATTAGCCAATGGCGGTTTCATTTGTTACGGCGAATATCCAAACTTACAGCATAACCTTAAAGCGTTAGAGGATGTGTGGGATTACAGCTATACCCGTGTTCCTTACTACGGCACAAACACACCTATTGATGAATGTTATGACTGTGGTTATACCGGTGAATTCTCTTGTACTAGCAAAGGCTTTACTTGCCCACGTTGTGGTAATCACAATCCAGCGAGAGTTTCCGTTATTCGCCGTGTATGTGGATATTTAGGTAGCCCAGATTCACGTCCATTTAATGCGGGTAAACAAGAAGAAGTTAAACGTCGTGTAAAACATCTGGCAAATGGTCAGTTAGGTTAA
- a CDS encoding RidA family protein, which yields MSYEINTDKAPAAIGPYVQGVDLGNLVITSGQLPVDPATGEFVSDNAAEQARQSLENVKAIIEKAGLTVANIIKTTVFVKDLNDFGTINAAYEAFFKEHNAAFPARSCVEVARLPKDAKVEIEVIAIR from the coding sequence ATGTCTTACGAAATTAATACCGATAAAGCCCCTGCAGCAATTGGCCCTTATGTACAAGGCGTTGATTTAGGTAATTTAGTGATCACTTCAGGTCAATTACCTGTTGATCCTGCAACGGGTGAATTTGTTTCTGATAATGCAGCAGAACAAGCTCGTCAATCTTTAGAAAACGTAAAAGCAATCATTGAAAAAGCGGGTTTAACTGTTGCTAATATCATCAAAACCACTGTTTTCGTAAAAGATTTAAATGATTTCGGTACGATCAATGCTGCTTATGAAGCATTCTTCAAAGAGCATAACGCTGCATTCCCTGCTCGCTCTTGTGTTGAAGTTGCACGTTTACCAAAAGATGCAAAAGTAGAAATCGAAGTTATCGCTATCCGTTAA
- the pyrI gene encoding aspartate carbamoyltransferase regulatory subunit, which produces MTHDHKLKVEAIKRGTVIDHIPAQVGFKILSLFRLTETDERITVGFNLPSENLGKKDLIKIENVFLTSEQANRLAMYAPQATVNIIDDYQVVNKMALSLPELLEDVVPCPNSNCISHNEPVQSSFRVKKLASDVVLTCKYCEKEFERHAVIR; this is translated from the coding sequence ATGACACATGATCACAAACTAAAAGTTGAAGCTATCAAACGTGGGACTGTTATTGATCATATTCCAGCGCAGGTGGGCTTTAAAATTCTTTCACTGTTCCGCCTAACAGAAACTGATGAAAGAATAACCGTAGGTTTTAATTTACCTTCAGAAAATTTAGGTAAAAAAGACTTAATTAAAATCGAAAATGTCTTTTTAACCTCTGAGCAAGCAAACCGTTTAGCGATGTATGCGCCTCAAGCAACTGTAAATATCATCGATGATTATCAAGTCGTTAATAAGATGGCATTAAGCTTGCCGGAATTGCTTGAAGATGTGGTGCCTTGTCCTAATAGCAACTGTATTAGCCATAATGAGCCAGTACAAAGTAGTTTCCGTGTCAAAAAACTGGCCTCAGATGTTGTATTAACCTGCAAGTACTGTGAAAAAGAGTTCGAACGCCACGCAGTTATTCGTTAA
- the pyrB gene encoding aspartate carbamoyltransferase — protein MTNPLYQKHIISINDLDREDLESVLHVANKLKQQPNNELLKDKVIASCFFEASTRTRLSFETAIHRLGASVVGFSDGSNTSLGKKGETLADTISVLRTYADAIVIRHPQEGAARLASEFAGDIPVLNAGDGANQHPTQTLLDLFTIQETQGRLDNLNIAMVGDLKYGRTVHSLAQALAKFKGNHLYFIAPKVLAMPEHILHLLEENGVEYSQHETVDEVMPELDILYMTRVQKERLDPSEYANVKAQFVLTSADLVNVKDNLKILHPLPRIDEITTDVDKTPYAYYFQQAGNGIYARQALLALVLNKNLVL, from the coding sequence ATGACTAATCCGCTCTACCAAAAGCATATTATCTCCATCAATGATCTGGACAGGGAAGATTTGGAGTCTGTTCTTCACGTTGCTAATAAACTCAAACAGCAACCTAATAACGAATTGTTGAAAGACAAAGTGATTGCGAGCTGTTTTTTTGAAGCATCAACACGTACTCGCTTATCATTTGAGACAGCTATTCACCGCCTAGGTGCATCAGTTGTCGGTTTTTCTGATGGAAGCAACACTTCACTGGGTAAAAAAGGTGAAACATTAGCGGATACCATTTCGGTTCTTCGTACTTATGCTGATGCCATTGTTATTCGCCATCCTCAAGAAGGTGCAGCGCGTTTAGCCTCTGAGTTTGCTGGCGATATTCCAGTACTCAATGCAGGTGATGGTGCAAATCAGCATCCAACTCAGACTTTACTGGACTTGTTTACCATCCAAGAGACGCAAGGCCGTTTAGATAATCTCAATATCGCGATGGTCGGTGACTTAAAATATGGCAGAACAGTGCATTCACTGGCACAAGCATTGGCGAAATTTAAAGGTAATCATCTCTATTTTATTGCCCCTAAAGTGCTCGCCATGCCAGAGCATATTCTTCACTTGCTGGAAGAAAATGGTGTTGAATACAGCCAGCATGAAACAGTAGATGAAGTGATGCCAGAGCTAGATATTCTGTATATGACTCGCGTACAAAAAGAGCGTTTAGACCCATCTGAATACGCAAATGTTAAAGCTCAATTTGTTTTAACTAGCGCTGATTTAGTGAATGTGAAAGATAACCTCAAAATCCTACATCCATTGCCACGTATCGATGAAATCACGACAGATGTAGATAAAACACCTTACGCTTACTATTTCCAACAAGCAGGCAACGGTATCTACGCACGTCAGGCATTACTTGCCTTAGTCCTGAATAAAAACTTAGTTCTTTAA
- the argF gene encoding ornithine carbamoyltransferase produces MNPFYQKSFLRLLDFSPAEIQQLLTLSAQLKTAKKSGQETQYLTGKNIALIFEKDSTRTRCAFEVAAFDQGARVTYLGGGSQIGHKESIKDTARVLGRMYDGIQYRGYGQKTVDALAQYSGVPVWNGLTNEFHPTQLLADLLTITEHQTKPLSETVFAYLGDARNNMGNTMLEASALTGMDLRLVAPKACWPEASLVAQCQEIAKKNGGNITLTENVAEGVKNADFLYTDVWVSMGEPKEVWKERIALLKPYQVNMDVIKLTGNPDVKFLHCLPAFHDEETTMGKALAEEFNLYGGFEVTDEVFESKHSIVFDEAENRLHTIKAVMVATLANPF; encoded by the coding sequence ATGAACCCTTTTTATCAAAAATCATTCTTACGTTTACTTGATTTTTCACCTGCAGAAATTCAACAACTGCTTACATTGTCAGCTCAATTGAAAACAGCCAAAAAATCAGGTCAAGAAACTCAATATCTTACAGGAAAAAATATCGCACTGATTTTTGAAAAAGACTCAACACGTACCCGTTGCGCGTTTGAAGTCGCTGCATTTGATCAAGGCGCAAGAGTGACTTATTTAGGGGGTGGAAGCCAAATTGGACATAAAGAATCGATAAAAGATACCGCGCGTGTATTAGGCCGTATGTATGATGGTATTCAGTATCGAGGTTATGGGCAAAAAACAGTGGATGCACTTGCACAATATTCAGGTGTACCTGTTTGGAATGGTTTAACCAATGAATTTCACCCAACACAGCTGTTAGCCGACTTGCTGACTATCACAGAACATCAAACTAAACCGTTATCAGAAACAGTATTTGCTTACCTTGGTGATGCTCGTAACAACATGGGTAATACCATGCTGGAAGCATCCGCATTAACAGGTATGGATTTACGTTTAGTTGCACCTAAAGCATGTTGGCCTGAAGCAAGTTTAGTTGCTCAATGCCAAGAGATTGCCAAGAAAAATGGCGGAAATATCACGCTAACTGAAAATGTAGCGGAAGGCGTTAAAAATGCTGATTTTCTTTACACTGATGTGTGGGTTTCTATGGGCGAACCCAAAGAGGTTTGGAAAGAGCGTATCGCTTTACTTAAGCCTTATCAGGTCAATATGGATGTTATAAAATTAACCGGAAATCCAGACGTCAAATTCCTTCACTGTTTACCCGCTTTTCATGACGAAGAAACAACAATGGGTAAAGCATTAGCTGAAGAATTTAATCTCTATGGTGGCTTTGAAGTTACTGATGAGGTTTTTGAATCAAAACACAGCATTGTGTTTGATGAAGCAGAGAATCGTCTTCACACCATAAAAGCGGTGATGGTCGCGACCCTTGCAAATCCTTTCTAA
- the rraB gene encoding ribonuclease E inhibitor RraB, translating into MADSKELAEQREETRLIIEELLEDGSDPDALYAIEHHISCENFETLEKAAVEVFKLGYEVTEPEEIEVESGEILVCFDAVSESGLNAELIDAQVEQLMNLAEKMGVYYDGWGTYFEDPDAEYDDEDGEGEDDEEESDKSSRLH; encoded by the coding sequence ATGGCGGACAGCAAAGAGTTAGCAGAACAACGTGAAGAAACACGTCTTATTATTGAAGAATTACTGGAAGATGGCAGTGATCCAGATGCACTGTATGCCATTGAGCACCATATTTCTTGTGAAAATTTTGAAACACTAGAAAAAGCAGCCGTTGAAGTTTTTAAATTAGGTTACGAAGTGACAGAGCCTGAGGAAATTGAAGTCGAATCAGGTGAGATTTTAGTTTGCTTTGATGCAGTAAGCGAAAGTGGTTTAAATGCTGAACTTATTGATGCTCAAGTTGAGCAACTAATGAATTTAGCTGAAAAAATGGGTGTCTATTACGATGGTTGGGGTACTTATTTTGAAGATCCTGACGCTGAGTATGATGATGAAGACGGTGAAGGCGAAGACGACGAAGAAGAGTCTGATAAGTCATCACGTTTACATTAA
- a CDS encoding pirin family protein encodes MTIRQVNHIYSAPNSHWVGNGFPVSTLFSYQENGEKHSPFLLMDYAEPTLFKPVTNARGVGAHPHRGFETVTIAYQGEVSHHDSKGHAGTITAGDVQWMTAASGILHKEYHSEKMTKEGGVLEMVQLWVNLPTAFKMTQPRYQALKAEDIPHVELPNDQGYVRVIAGNYTNTQGIAMTYSPLNVWDLRLNRAGVSHYSIPEGHNAMLFVVKGAVHINDSEIARQHDMVMLDNHGDTLTLESMGDTIVLILTGEPINEPIAGQGPFVMNTQEELLQAFDDYDNGKFGVMD; translated from the coding sequence ATGACTATCAGACAGGTTAATCATATTTATTCGGCGCCAAATTCACACTGGGTAGGTAATGGCTTTCCAGTCAGCACCTTATTTTCCTATCAGGAAAATGGTGAGAAACATAGCCCGTTTCTGCTGATGGATTATGCCGAGCCAACACTGTTTAAACCTGTTACCAATGCCCGTGGTGTAGGAGCGCATCCTCATCGTGGATTTGAAACCGTAACAATCGCCTATCAAGGCGAAGTTTCTCATCATGACTCTAAAGGTCATGCTGGAACGATTACCGCAGGTGATGTGCAATGGATGACCGCAGCTTCTGGCATTTTGCATAAAGAGTATCACTCTGAAAAAATGACCAAAGAAGGTGGTGTATTGGAAATGGTGCAACTTTGGGTGAATCTGCCAACAGCGTTCAAAATGACACAGCCTCGTTATCAGGCACTGAAAGCAGAGGATATTCCTCATGTTGAATTACCTAATGATCAAGGCTATGTCCGAGTGATCGCTGGTAATTATACTAATACCCAAGGTATCGCAATGACCTACTCACCATTGAATGTGTGGGATCTGCGTTTAAATCGTGCAGGTGTTTCTCATTACAGTATTCCTGAAGGTCATAATGCAATGTTGTTTGTAGTAAAAGGTGCCGTTCATATCAATGACAGTGAAATTGCACGTCAACACGATATGGTGATGTTAGATAATCATGGCGATACACTGACATTAGAGTCAATGGGTGACACCATTGTTTTAATTCTAACAGGTGAGCCGATTAACGAGCCTATCGCAGGGCAAGGGCCTTTTGTGATGAACACGCAAGAAGAGCTACTACAAGCTTTTGATGATTATGACAATGGTAAGTTTGGTGTAATGGATTAA
- a CDS encoding YhfL family protein, translated as MKNFVKIALIASVITVMTGCTGSVYNKEKDCNYDYLLHPAVSISKIIGGCGDTSK; from the coding sequence ATGAAAAACTTTGTTAAAATTGCACTTATTGCTTCTGTAATTACTGTAATGACCGGTTGTACTGGTAGCGTATACAATAAAGAAAAAGACTGTAACTACGACTACTTACTGCACCCAGCAGTTTCTATTTCTAAAATCATTGGCGGTTGTGGCGACACAAGCAAATAA
- a CDS encoding GNAT family N-acetyltransferase produces the protein MTATQAITSNIVIRAIEKKDNAGIARVIREVSAEHGLTADKGFAVADPILDTLYEVYHQPRSAYWVVEMDGEVVGGGGVAPLAGGDGNTCELQKMYLSSKLRGKGIAKKIVLQSLEFGKEQGFSRCYLETTDILKAAVGLYEKLGFEFIDEALGNTGHSDCEIRMVKPL, from the coding sequence ATGACTGCAACCCAAGCTATAACCTCAAATATTGTTATTCGAGCGATTGAAAAAAAAGATAACGCAGGTATTGCACGCGTTATTCGTGAAGTCTCGGCAGAGCATGGTTTAACTGCCGATAAAGGCTTTGCGGTTGCCGATCCAATTTTAGATACCCTCTATGAAGTTTATCATCAGCCACGCAGTGCTTACTGGGTTGTTGAAATGGATGGAGAAGTTGTTGGTGGAGGTGGTGTCGCACCACTTGCTGGTGGCGATGGCAATACTTGTGAACTACAAAAAATGTACCTTTCATCCAAATTACGTGGCAAAGGTATTGCGAAAAAAATCGTTCTGCAATCTCTTGAGTTTGGTAAAGAGCAAGGCTTTAGCCGTTGCTATTTAGAAACCACAGATATCTTAAAAGCGGCTGTCGGTTTATATGAAAAACTAGGATTCGAATTTATTGATGAAGCATTAGGCAACACTGGACATAGTGATTGTGAGATCCGTATGGTGAAGCCACTTTAA
- a CDS encoding valine--tRNA ligase has protein sequence MENKSAPKEPSLDTTYNPAEIEQPLYQHWEKNGYFKANGDTTKESFCIVIPPPNVTGSLHMGHAFQQTIMDTMIRYQRMQGKNTLWQSGTDHAGIATQMVVERKIAAEEGKNRHDYGRDAFIDKIWEWKAESGGNISNQMRRLGNSVDWERERFTMDEGLSKAVKEAFVRLHKEDLIYRGKRLVNWDPKLHTAISDLEVENREVKGSMWHLRYPLADGAKTAEGKDYLIVATTRPETMLGDTGVAVNPEDPRYKDLIGKEIILPIVNRRIPILADEHADMEKGTGCVKITPAHDFNDYEVGRRHQLPMINIMDFDGNIRVSAEVLDTNGVESDVYSTEIPEAYQGMERFAARKAIVAEFERLGLLEEIKPHDLTVPYGDRGGVVIEPLLTDQWYVRAAPLAKPAVEAVKNGDIQFVPKQYENMYFSWMNDIQDWCISRQLWWGHRIPAWYDNQGNVYVGRDEEEVRRENNIAADVALRQDEDVLDTWFSSALWTFSTLGWPENTEALKTFHPTNVLVSGFDIIFFWIARMIMMTMHFIKDEDGKPQIPFNTVYMTGLIRDEEGQKMSKSKGNVLDPLDMIDGISLENLLEKRTGNMMQPQMAEKIAKRTSKEFPEGIEAHGTDALRFTLAALASTGRDINWDMKRLSGYRNFCNKLWNASRFVLMNTEDQDCGYQGGEMTFSLADRWILAEFNNTVKAYREALDNYRFDIAAGILYEFTWNQFCDWYLELSKPAVHKGNDAQKRAARHTLIEVLEGLLRLAHPIIPFITETIWQRVKEVKGIEGETIMLQAFPEFDASLVDEQALNDLEWIKEVIVAVRNIRAEMNIAPGKPLEVILRGADDNAKRRVSDNIGFLKAMGRLADIRPLAEGEEAPLSVNKLVNGAELLIPMAGFIDKDAELARLDKELEKVEKDISTLDSKLSNDGFVSRAPEAVVAKERERLATCLNAKEKLIAQKVSIASL, from the coding sequence ATGGAAAATAAATCCGCACCAAAAGAGCCATCGCTCGACACAACATATAATCCAGCAGAGATTGAACAACCTCTGTATCAGCATTGGGAAAAAAACGGCTACTTTAAAGCCAATGGCGATACAACGAAAGAAAGCTTCTGTATCGTGATCCCACCACCAAACGTGACGGGTAGCTTACATATGGGTCATGCTTTCCAGCAGACCATTATGGATACCATGATCCGTTATCAGCGCATGCAAGGTAAAAACACCTTATGGCAGTCAGGTACTGACCATGCGGGCATCGCGACTCAAATGGTCGTTGAGCGTAAAATTGCTGCTGAAGAAGGTAAAAATCGTCATGACTATGGTCGTGATGCATTTATTGACAAAATTTGGGAATGGAAAGCGGAATCAGGCGGTAATATTTCTAACCAAATGCGTCGTTTAGGTAACTCGGTTGATTGGGAACGTGAACGTTTCACAATGGATGAAGGGTTATCTAAAGCGGTTAAAGAAGCTTTTGTTCGCTTACATAAAGAAGATCTCATCTACCGCGGTAAACGCCTTGTAAACTGGGACCCTAAATTACACACGGCGATTTCTGATCTTGAAGTTGAAAACCGTGAAGTTAAAGGATCTATGTGGCATTTGCGTTACCCTTTAGCGGATGGAGCAAAAACAGCTGAAGGTAAAGATTACCTGATTGTTGCAACAACACGTCCTGAAACCATGTTAGGTGATACTGGTGTTGCTGTTAACCCTGAAGATCCTCGCTATAAAGATTTAATTGGTAAAGAAATTATTCTACCAATCGTGAACCGTCGTATTCCTATTTTAGCGGACGAACACGCTGATATGGAAAAAGGGACTGGTTGCGTAAAAATCACCCCTGCTCACGACTTTAATGACTATGAAGTTGGACGCCGTCATCAATTACCAATGATTAATATCATGGATTTTGATGGCAATATCCGTGTCAGCGCAGAAGTATTAGACACCAACGGTGTTGAATCTGACGTTTACAGCACTGAAATTCCAGAAGCCTACCAAGGTATGGAACGCTTTGCTGCACGTAAAGCAATCGTCGCTGAATTTGAACGCCTAGGTTTATTAGAAGAGATCAAACCTCACGATTTAACCGTACCTTACGGCGACCGTGGTGGCGTGGTTATCGAACCTTTATTAACAGACCAATGGTATGTTCGCGCAGCACCTTTAGCGAAACCTGCCGTTGAAGCGGTTAAAAATGGTGATATCCAATTTGTACCAAAACAGTACGAAAACATGTACTTCTCATGGATGAATGATATCCAAGATTGGTGTATTTCTCGTCAACTGTGGTGGGGTCACCGTATCCCTGCTTGGTATGACAACCAAGGCAACGTTTATGTTGGTCGTGACGAAGAAGAAGTTCGTCGTGAAAACAATATCGCTGCTGATGTGGCATTACGCCAAGATGAAGACGTACTCGATACGTGGTTCTCATCCGCACTGTGGACATTCTCAACATTAGGCTGGCCTGAAAATACCGAAGCACTAAAAACATTCCATCCAACGAATGTATTAGTCAGTGGATTCGATATCATTTTCTTCTGGATCGCCCGCATGATCATGATGACCATGCACTTTATTAAAGATGAAGACGGTAAACCGCAAATTCCATTTAATACGGTTTATATGACAGGTCTTATTCGTGATGAAGAAGGCCAGAAGATGTCAAAATCCAAAGGTAACGTACTTGACCCTCTGGATATGATTGACGGTATTTCATTAGAGAACCTGTTAGAAAAACGTACTGGCAATATGATGCAGCCACAAATGGCTGAAAAAATTGCTAAACGTACTAGCAAAGAATTCCCTGAAGGTATTGAAGCACACGGTACAGACGCTCTGCGCTTTACCCTAGCGGCATTAGCTTCAACAGGTCGCGATATTAACTGGGATATGAAACGTCTATCAGGCTACCGTAACTTCTGTAACAAGCTGTGGAATGCAAGCCGCTTTGTTCTGATGAATACAGAAGATCAAGATTGTGGCTACCAAGGTGGTGAGATGACATTCTCACTGGCTGACCGTTGGATCTTAGCTGAATTTAATAATACCGTTAAAGCCTATCGCGAAGCATTAGATAACTATCGTTTCGATATCGCTGCCGGTATTTTATATGAGTTCACTTGGAACCAATTCTGTGACTGGTATCTTGAGCTATCAAAACCTGCTGTACACAAAGGTAATGATGCACAAAAACGCGCAGCACGTCATACACTGATTGAAGTGTTAGAAGGCTTACTGCGTCTTGCTCATCCAATTATTCCATTTATCACAGAAACCATCTGGCAACGTGTGAAGGAAGTTAAAGGCATTGAAGGCGAAACCATCATGCTACAGGCTTTCCCTGAGTTCGATGCTTCACTAGTGGATGAACAAGCACTGAACGACCTGGAGTGGATCAAAGAAGTTATCGTTGCAGTTCGTAATATCCGTGCTGAAATGAATATTGCTCCGGGTAAACCACTTGAAGTTATCCTACGTGGTGCCGATGACAATGCGAAACGTCGCGTTAGTGACAATATTGGTTTCTTAAAAGCAATGGGTCGTTTAGCTGATATCCGTCCATTAGCAGAAGGCGAAGAAGCGCCATTATCGGTTAATAAACTGGTTAACGGTGCAGAATTGCTGATCCCAATGGCGGGCTTTATCGATAAAGATGCAGAGCTTGCACGTTTAGATAAAGAGCTTGAAAAAGTAGAAAAAGATATCTCAACTTTAGACAGCAAATTATCTAACGATGGCTTTGTTAGCCGTGCGCCAGAAGCGGTTGTTGCTAAAGAGCGTGAACGCTTAGCGACATGCTTAAATGCAAAAGAGAAGCTAATCGCACAGAAAGTCTCTATCGCCTCTTTATAA
- a CDS encoding DNA polymerase III subunit chi: protein MKNATFYLMEHPSIHDDLQAHEWLACQLTAEHWRLGKRILLVCESQAQAELLDEALWAREPHQFVPHNLAGEGPRYGSPVELCWPGKRGNAPRDLLINLQSQFVDFATAFHEVIDFVPIDEQLKQLARERYKIYRSVGFTLTMATPPTY from the coding sequence ATGAAAAACGCCACGTTTTATTTAATGGAACACCCATCAATACATGATGATTTACAGGCTCATGAGTGGCTTGCCTGTCAACTTACCGCTGAACATTGGCGATTAGGCAAACGTATTTTGTTGGTTTGTGAGTCTCAGGCTCAAGCTGAATTGCTTGATGAGGCATTATGGGCAAGAGAACCTCATCAGTTTGTTCCTCATAATCTTGCCGGTGAAGGCCCTCGTTATGGCTCGCCTGTTGAATTATGTTGGCCTGGAAAACGTGGTAATGCACCTCGTGATCTCTTGATTAATTTGCAATCGCAATTCGTAGACTTTGCCACAGCTTTCCATGAAGTGATAGACTTCGTACCTATTGATGAACAATTGAAACAGTTGGCGCGTGAGCGATATAAAATTTATCGTAGCGTCGGCTTTACTTTGACAATGGCTACGCCGCCAACCTATTGA